In Zygosaccharomyces rouxii strain CBS732 chromosome D complete sequence, one DNA window encodes the following:
- the UTP6 gene encoding snoRNA-binding rRNA-processing protein UTP6 (highly similar to uniprot|Q02354 Saccharomyces cerevisiae YDR449C UTP6 Nucleolar protein component of the small subunit (SSU) processome containing the U3 snoRNA that is involved in processing of pre-18S rRNA) translates to MSSKTRYHLEQCIPEVDDFVEKGLFTKSEVSSIMKKRTDFEHCLNSRGSSIKDYVKYINYESNVDKLRQKRVRRILQSSKSHSISDWSIERRIEFIFQRGCNKFPQDLKFWAMYLRFMKNRGNKTSYKKIHNVYNQLLKLHPNNVEVWISCAKYEYEKHANFKSCRTVFQNALRFNSHVPKLWYEYVKFELNFITKLINRRKVMGLINEREQAMDMAQTKEQKESNEDDVMSGVKAPSTGDSMKDSLNQLPEADMNMLGNEETNPALRGDIALTIFDIALKSLGDNYRKKHMGYSAVTSDFAAFDKDIANETTIYLFNISKEYIQLFDQFLDLHRDYLINHVLQIWKDNDLQLTHPELYVEVVFVDVTLNVRYMSMENFDVDQLQLAVKKYFAYKPKLGPQAVKTLKSQITEFIRDSYLEKMDPENDPRYKILQLIVKKL, encoded by the coding sequence ATGTCATCTAAGACCCGTTACCATTTGGAACAATGTATCCCGGAGGTGGATGATTTTGTAGAGAAAGGTCTGTTTACCAAGAGTGAAGTTTCATCGATtatgaagaaaagaaccgATTTTGAACACTGTCTGAATTCCAGGGGCTCTTCGATCAAGGATTATGTGAAGTATATTAATTATGAGAGTAATGTGGATAAACTACGTCAAAAAAGAGTCAGGAGAATTTTACAAAGTTCCAAATCCCATAGCATCTCAGACTGGTCCATCGAACGTAGAATCGAATTCATATTTCAACGTGGTTGTAACAAATTCCCACAAGACTTAAAATTTTGGGCCATGTACCTAAGATTTATGAAAAACAGGGGCAACAAGACTTCATACAAAAAGATCCATAATGTTTACAACCAGCTTCTCAAGTTACACCCCAATAATGTGGAAGTTTGGATAAGTTGTGCGAAATACGAATACGAAAAGCatgccaatttcaaaagctgTAGAACggttttccaaaatgcATTGAGATTCAATTCTCATGTACCCAAACTATGGTATGAATATGTTAAATTCGAATTAAACTTTATAACAAAATTGATCAATAGAAGAAAGGTTATGGGACTCATCAATGAAAGGGAACAAGCCATGGATATGGCTCAGACGAAGGAACAAAAGGAGTCAAATGAAGACGATGTTATGTCTGGTGTAAAGGCACCATCTACTGGGGATTCCATGAAAGATAGTTTAAACCAATTGCCTGAAGCCGATATGAATATGTTGGGTAATGAAGAGACAAATCCAGCATTGCGTGGTGATATTGCATTAACAATCTTTGATATTGCTCTCAAATCATTGGGTGATAACTATAGAAAGAAACACATGGGATACAGCGCGGTAACGTCAGATTTTGCGGCTTTTGATAAAGATATTGCTAATGAGACCACGATCTATCTTTTTaatatttccaaagaaTACATCCAATTgtttgatcaatttttaGATCTGCACAGAGATTATTTGATAAATCACGTCTTacaaatttggaaagataATGACTTACAACTCACTCATCCTGAACTATACGTGGAAGTGGTTTTCGTCGATGTGACACTGAACGTCAGATACATGTCAATGGAGAACTTTGATGTGGATCAATTACAATTGGCTGTTAAGAAATATTTTGCCTATAAACCAAAATTAGGACCTCAAGCAGTAAAAACATTGAAATCGCAAATCACAGAATTTATCAGAGATTCTTATCTGGAAAAGATGGATCCTGAAAACGATCCAAGATATAAGATTTTGCAATTAATCGTGAAAaaactttaa
- the YML6 gene encoding mitochondrial 54S ribosomal protein uL4m (similar to uniprot|P51998 Saccharomyces cerevisiae YML025C YML6 Mitochondrial ribosomal protein of the large subunit), whose product MSLRSQLFKFAGVRCNSTLPNAAIPPKYTLATVRAFPSLEPLTFTPVPTNVLAAPLRRDILWRAVVYENDNKRVGSSNPPGRSDNGYSRRKLFPQKGTGRARAGDANSPIRSTGGRALPRKAPNDFSTELPSKLYSAAFRNALSYQYQQGKLFVIGGQNLLQDTNELDLNELEILPRDPESNDGDLIFKKFLKEYNLQKKKLLFIVSEPRESLLQYTEEFKENVDIVQQEFIDVNDILKAHRIFIELEALEYLAVTHT is encoded by the exons ATGTCTTTAAGGTCTCAGTTGTTCAAA TTTGCTGGTGTTCGTTGTAATTCAACGCTGCCCAATGCAGCAATTCCTCCCAAGTATACACTAGCCACAGTCAGGGCATTCCCATCCTTAGAGCCATTGACATTTACTCCAGTACCCACAAATGTGTTAGCAGCCCCATTGAGAAGAGATATATTATGGCGAGCCGTTGTATATGAAAACGATAATAAACGTGTAGGTTCTTCCAATCCTCCAGGTAGAAGTGATAATGGTTATTCAAGACGTAAACTCTTTCCACAAAAGGGTACTGGTAGAGCAAGAGCAGGTGATGCTAATTCACCAATAAGATCTACAGGTGGTAGAGCACTTCCAAGAAAAGCACCAAACGATTTCTCCACAGAATTACCTTCCAAACTTTATTCTGCAGCTTTTAGAAATGCATTGAGTTATCAGTACCAACAGGGAAAGCTATTTGTGATTGGTGGTCAAAATTTATTACAAGATACTAatgaattggatttgaacgaattggaaattctaCCAAGGGATCCTGAATCAAATGATGGTGATCTTAtcttcaagaaatttttaaaagagtACAACCtacaaaaaaagaaacttttATTCATCGTTAGTGAGCCAAGAGAAAGTCTTTTACAATATAcagaagaattcaaagaaaatgtgGATATTGTTCAGCAGGAATTCATTGATGTTAACGATATACTTAAGGCTCACAGAATTTTTATCGAACTGGAGGCATTGGAATACCTGGCGGTTACTCACACTTGA
- the RPS18A gene encoding 40S ribosomal protein uS13 (highly similar to uniprot|P35271 Saccharomyces cerevisiae YML026C RPS18B and highly similar to uniprot|P35271 Saccharomyces cerevisiae YDR450W RPS18A proteins component of the small (40S) ribosomal subunit), whose amino-acid sequence MSLVIQEQGSFQHILRLLNTNVDGNIKVVYALTTIKGVGRRYANLVCKKADVDLSKRAGELTQEELERIVQIMQNPTQYKIPTWFLSRQKDVNDGKDHHMLANGVESKLRDDLERLKKIRAHRGIRHFWGLRVRGQHTKTTGRKRA is encoded by the coding sequence ATGTCTCTAGTCATCCAAGAGCAAGGTTCTTTCCAACACATTCTGCGTTTGTTGAACACCAACGTTGACGGTAACATCAAGGTTGTCTACGCCTTGACTACCATCAAGGGTGTCGGTCGTCGTTACGCCAACTTGGTCTGCAAGAAGGCTGATGTTGACTTGAGTAAGAGAGCTGGTGAATTGACCCAAGAAGAacttgaaagaattgttcaaatcaTGCAAAACCCAACTCAATACAAGATCCCAACTTGGTTCTTGAGTCGTCAAAAGGATGTCAACGATGGTAAGGACCACCATATGTTGGCCAACGGTGTCGAATCCAAATTGAGAGACGACTTGgaaagattgaagaagatcagAGCTCACCGTGGTATCAGACACTTCTGGGGTTTGCGTGTTAGAGGTCAACACACCAAGACCACTGGTAGAAAGAGAGCTTAA
- a CDS encoding uncharacterized protein (similar to uniprot|P34161 Saccharomyces cerevisiae YML027W YOX1 Homeodomain-containing transcriptional repressor binds to Mcm1p and to early cell cycle boxes (ECBs) in the promoters of cell cycle-regulated genes expressed in M/G1 phase expression is cell cycle-regulated potential Cdc28p substrate): MSSEKPLLPSLAAILCSEKPNSEPCSPLLETINTSFCSDSRGTIRLPPLNGGISRPRSVDSAVRQTVNIGIQSADEAIPRVRAHSLPETSQVSHAQPPQVNVGSPSTPVVKKKALGQSSRRADMLTPLSAARAIITPSANDKKRAFAFITHSQETFPTKEPKIDNAPLARRKRRRTSTQELNILQAEFELCSAPDKKKRQELAERCNMSEKAVQIWFQNRRQAIKKQKNAAANKTKMAASKNSTVVSDPIVTSNNVTSTPARPKSLTNSNAEASFTEPSMADLSESFKENIPVSVTESTPIASKSINTPQSTATKTPLLRLPNQEQKVLVKQEPQQEELKVEQNHDQKNQQKEKSIAQETFSPTRLSQQKNIRRGQALTFHLTSDKKVLTPLRISPKNRVNKLINGTNAGSPCKRRSAGVSSSASMVKMELTPTKKNLLKELNTNTMVH; encoded by the coding sequence ATGTCAAGCGAAAAGCCATTATTACCATCGTTAGCTGCTATCCTTTGCAGCGAAAAGCCTAATTCTGAACCATGTTCACCACTATTAGAAACTATCAATACGTCATTTTGTAGCGATAGTCGCGGTACTATCAGATTACCACCACTAAATGGCGGGATCTCCAGACCAAGATCGGTGGATAGTGCGGTAAGACAAACAGTTAATATTGGAATCCAATCTGCTGATGAAGCTATCCCTCGTGTGAGAGCTCACTCTTTGCCCGAAACCTCACAAGTTTCCCACGCACAACCACCTCAAGTGAATGTCGGTTCTCCCTCCACGCCGGtcgtgaagaagaaggctCTTGGTCAATCTAGTAGAAGAGCGGATATGCTAACACCATTGTCTGCTGCTAGAGCTATCATAACGCCATCTGCAAATGACAAAAAACGTGCGTTTGCCTTTATTACACATTCACAAGAGACTTTCCCCACAAAGGAACCCAAGATCGACAATGCTCCTTTAGCACGTCgtaagagaagaagaacttCCACTCAGGAATTAAACATCTTACAAGCGGAATTCGAACTCTGTTCAGCTCCggataagaagaaaaggcAAGAATTAGCTGAAAGATGTAACATGTCTGAAAAGGCAGTCCAAATATGGTTTCAAAACAGAAGACAGGCAATTAAAAAGCAGAAAAATGCCGCCGCCAACAAAACTAAAATGGCTGCttctaaaaattctacCGTTGTTTCTGATCCAATCGTTACTTCCAATAATGTTACCTCTACACCAGCAAGACCCAAGTCGCTCACTAATTCTAACGCAGAGGCTTCATTCACTGAACCTTCCATGGCAGATCTGTCAGAATCCTTTAAGGAGAATATTCCTGTAAGCGTCACAGAATCGACACCAATTGCATCTAAAAGCATCAATACCCCACAATCGACTGCAACGAAGACGCCACTATTGCGTCTGCCTAATCAAGAACAGAAGGTGCTTGTAAAACAAGAACCACAGCAAGAAGAACTGAAGGTTGAACAGAATCACGATCAAAAGAATCAACAAAAAGAGAAATCAATTGCTCAAGAGaccttttcaccaactCGTTTATCTCAACAGAAGAACATTAGACGTGGGCAAGCACTTACTTTCCATTTGACTTCAGATAAAAAGGTTCTAACGCCTTTAAGAATTTCTCCAAAAAACAGAGTCAACAAACTAATAAATGGTACTAATGCTGGCAGTCCATGTAAACGCAGATCTGCAGGTGTATCTTCCTCTGCTTCAATGGTCAAGATGGAACTAACGCCtacgaaaaaaaatctattgAAGGAATTAAACACAAATACCATGGTCCATTAG